aaatgaaaatgaaaacgAAAACGAAAACGTAGCTATCTAAGTGCGTGGATGAAATAAAAAGTTGGGAAATCCATCGATGCGAGTGCCAATGTAGACTTCTACGAGATGCAGCAATGGTgggaaattaaattaaaatcaaatataaaaataattccTTTCCCCTTTCACACACGGTGGAGCGCGCGAATAAATTAGCTGATTATTATTGCAATCAGATCTCTCTTGTTTCTTTATGAGCTCTGTTTGATCTGTAGAAATCGATCATTTTTGTGGGTTTCCTTTCGTTTTGAGCCATGCCGAGAGGGAGGGTTGCTGCGAGGCAGGCGGCGGCGGATGGTGGACAAGCTAACGGATCTGGAGGATCTAAGGAGATCAGATTCCGTGGTGTTAGAAAGAGGCCTTGGGGAAGGTTTGCGGCGGAGATCAGGGACCCTTGGAAGAAGACCCGCGTGTGGCTTGGAACCTTTGATTCTGCAGAGGATGCCGCGCGGGCTTACGACGCCGCCGCGCTTTCTCTCCGCGGGGCGAAGGCGAGGACGAACTTCGGCCTGCCAGATAACGGCAATGGTTACCCTGATTTCAATCCTCAAAACCCTATTCTAGCTCGAATCGATGCGAACCCTAACGTTCCTTTCTCGAATTCGCGGTTCTACCCTCGGGAGCACCAGATAATTGCGCAGCAGAGGCCCACCTCCAGCGGGATGAGCAGCACCGTGGAGTCGTTCAGTGGGCCCCGCCAGCTGCCCCCGCCGCCGCCTCGGTTTGTACAGCGGAGAAGGAATCCTTCATTGCCGCCGATGGCTCCAGATGATTGTCATAGCGATTGTGATTCCTCGTCCTCGGTTGTTGATGACGCCGGATGTGACatagtttcctcttgtaaaaaGCCCCTGCCTTTCGACCTTAACATGCCGCCGCCCGTGGATGCCTCCGCAGCAGACCTCGACGAGGTCTATTGCACAGCTCTCCGGCTCTGAGCTATACCCGGCAACGAAGATCTTGTCTTGTGGAAGAAACCCATTgggtttaaattaaattaccgaattttcttttatttttttcctttttttactTGGGAAAAAAcgaaaaaagaaagagaaaatatgagagaAGAATGCTTGTAGAAAAGTGGTGAAGATCAAGATGTTACATTCTTTAGGTTTCGTCTTCTATGAGTATCTGTTGTTTGAAGTGAATTACATGTTTTAATCCTATAAACTTCAATTTTATGATCCATATGCATAGAAGATAGTACGGTGTGTTTTCATTGTTGTTCAATGATATTGTCAATTTTTTATGCTGTCTTATATATGGATAAAAATCCTTTGTATTTGAAGTTCAATTTTGTGAGCATATGACTCCGTGAAGAATCGAGTTTGATCTGTTCTCGTGCGGGCCTTGTGTCGTTTTTTTATATATTGGTGTAACAAGACTAGTTACCTATTTGTGAGGTAAAACTCCAGTCTATGCGGACACACATATCTGTCTAATCTGGTTTCATGTTGGATGTAATCGGGGTTCTAGAGTTTGCGTAATCATCTACATGTATGTGTCATATGCTCTGACTTTGCGATGGTGAGTTGAAATTTAGGTTATACAACCTTGCAAGCTCATTATCATTGTTCAAATCATCAATCTGCATTATTCATCTTGTTGTCTAGAACCTTATACGTTCCTTGAGACTATCTCAATCCAGTTTCAAGCGCAAGGATTGACGGCGATGAGTTGCATTTTTTTCCTTGCTTTTTATGCATCACACTTATGTTCTGATCACATCTTTTATTAGAATTGCAACGCCTTTTACGTTGTGTTTGTATCTATGTTAGCAAAGTATAACAAAAGAGGTTCCAACAGAATTGGTGCATCTATGTTCACTTGGTTTTTGTATCACTTTAACCggctgcttttttttttttttgggtcaaTTATTATTCATCAATATGCTGTGACAACCTTATATTTGTTCATTAGATCTAGTGAACTACATGTGTGTATTAGGTGTCGCCTGAGATTAAATCGATCGATATAGTGACATTTTTGTAAATGATCGGCTATTGACGTCTTGCCATTGGTTTCTCATTTGTCGATAGTGGATCGGAAATCTAAATCAATGCATTTACCTTAAGTTCCCTTATGTttactttttctttctttcaagGCATCAAATGGACTGTGAATCCATTTAATCAATGTGTTGGTTGCCGGAATGTCGGTTGTGAGGATGACAATTCCTTTAAGAAGAGAGAAGAAGATAGCTTACACTTTTTAAGTTTTGTGGCATGCTTAACTATTCATGGCGTTCTCTGATTCTTTCTAGTATTCGTGGGTACCACAGCACTCCCAAAACTACGCCAGTTGAGGGGGGGTTGGGTTGTGCAGAATGCTTGTTGCTGCAAGGCATATTGTACTTCACTTTAGTGTTTTCTATTTGTCAACAGCTTGCTCTTGATCTATGCTCCAAACAGCAAACCAAGACTTCCAAGATCTCACCTTGGCACGCGAAAACGATCGAGCTCATTTGTAAAGAACGATAGTCTCGTTAACTATCAGCTCTGTTTCCAGGTTTGTGGATCTTGTTTCTTCATGCAAGTTTGATACTTAAATCGGTTTAGCCGTTTCTCAACTGGTACAAATTGGCTTTGTTCTTATGCGTATACAATCGTTCTGGATCCATTTTTTCCGACAACTCGTTCCAATTTCGGTTTGTTATATAACCAAAAAAATAATCTTTGTTACGTCCTTACATGTTTCCAATcgatgaaaatttttatttattgtttccgacaatccaattttttttttatcacaagCCTTACAAGAGTTCATTAACCTCGAGAAATGTTTTTCTGGTATTTGACgaatttttcaaatttgaagAAGTATCTATTCAAAAACATATGCTATATTTGACGTGGTCAGAGTTTGTTGCAAATGAGTTTCATTTCATATCTCGTCttaaatttgagattttggtGTCAACGAATTATAAGTTATTGATGGCCGATTACGATATTTTAATCAAATCTAATACGACAAGTCCATGTCTCTAAGTATGATATAGTATAATTAATACAAGGGTAAtcctaaaaaaatttcaaagttcGAATTCTATTAATTTATTTACTGATTCAATAAGTGAGacaattaaaagatttaattttgcAAATTGTATATgacttttattatgtattaaagCTACACAATTGAATGACGATTCAGGGTTCTGAGAATTTGAATTATTTGCATTTCATTGGATCTTcgtatattataattataaaatatataatttaattatcaaAGTGATACTACGGAGAACTCCGGCCTTGTAAAACTCGAGTGGCAAAGCAAACTCGTTCGTCAATAAAATCGAGCCAACTGTAAAATCTATTTGAGGGAAAAAAAGGTTAAAATTCGTCGAATGTCAAGATCAAATCAAGGAACGTCCAACAATTAGAGTAAGAGAGTGAGCGATTGTTTAAAAGTTTATgatttcatattcatattaattttttttccaatgAATGAGTAGTAGAAAGTTACTTAATGATTTAACTAACTTAGGGGTGTCAATTCAGGTGGTCGGGTCGGGTCGAACAATAGTATTATTCAAATATTGCTCAACCCGATCTTGAACCAACTCGAAAACTCTCAACCCGAACCTGAACCTAAATCAACCCGATCAACTCGTGTAACTtgatttcgattttttttaatttttaaaagaaaattaaataaaattcaaaaaaaattaatttaaacacataataacaagacaaaaacttgtgtgagacggtcttacgggtcgtatttgggagacggatctattatttgggtcacccatgaaaaagtattactttttatgctaagagtattactttttattgtgaatatggataaggttgacccgtctcacagattatgattcgtgagacggtctcacgtgagacACGCTCTAATAACAAATATATCTcccatatatatgatttaaatttgaagtcTAATTGTAAAaagataaaatatatttactaaatcaaataaataattatttaaaaaataaaaaatattcaaaataaatactaaattatgaaaatttatgatataaaatatacaataaatatttttcagtaatacaatatataaaaatgtagcaatatttattaattatttttttaaaaaaaatttaaattttctagTCAATCCGGGTTGACCCGAACCCAACACTACCCAACCCGATCGTGTTTTTCAGGTCAGCTATCGGGTCCAACCCGATCTGACCCGAATTCGAAAACCATAAACCTGATTTTTCCGGGTTGAATTATATCGAATTGGTAGGTCGTGTCTAATTTTGACATCTCTAAACTAGCTAGTGTAAGTTATAAACACGGTTTGAATATTTAttactataaaaaaaaaagctgTTACAGATTTCATTgtcataaaaaaatcattaatacTTGTAAGtcttaataattaataataataatttggaaatatatatgtataaatatatatgtatgtatataatgttgaaatttgCATAAATAATaggtaataataattttgattgaaaataataataatagagcATATAGCTGGCTGGATGATAGGAGGACAAGGACATATGATTCTTGCCCCCGCGCTTCACTTTATATCTTGTTACCTCGGTCATCTGGTGTCAGTCTTCAACTCATTCCTTCCACTGGGACAAAAATAAAGTAAGCATACTCAGATCTCACTCGAAATCCGCATAAAGCCGACCCTTGTAGTACAATCCGGTAAGCATTGGTCTTCCTCGTTGTTTTTCCTTGAGTTTTAGCGGAGAAGTTGAGTAATGACGTGTGCTATTCAGGGTGCGATTTACTTTGATTTGAAAATCTCTTTTATTTCGTCAGAAATGGTTTATTATGGAGATCTGTGTGTTTTGAAGTTTCCCGTGACTTATTATTTTTTGTGGTGGAATGTAGATTGCGGTGTTTCTGAAtttatgctttttttttttgtcaacgTGGGGTTTTTGTGGTGTTGCTTGATCGAGAGTGGGTTTTTGTTTTAGTGTTTTTTTTGCTGAAATGTCGTTCCAAGTTGGATTGAATTGTGTTTAAGGCATTAATTTGGTTTCCTTCTATTTGTAGCTTTATCTCGATGAAGTAAAGATCAAATCAcgtttcttgagttttatgttaaGTTGTGGGTTGAGTTGGAGCTTGAGTTTCTCTGGATTTCATTTCAGTGCGAGAATTATTTTTGTTCATATCGGGCGTGAGGCATTTCTTTTTATTATGGCTGTATTGTTCTTGTGTGTGTGCGATGAATCTTTTATGCAAAACAATGAGACTGATGATGCAGTATAATTCTTTATAATGTTTTCTTTTAGCCATAGTATAATGGCAGCAGTCGAAGCTGAAAATTACCTGCATGGACAAATTACTTGTGGATCTTTACTACAACAGTTGCAGGTAATGTATCTTCAAATTCTTGATAATGCAGTGTTAGTACTCTGTTTTCAGCAGTTTCTTACATCACTGAAATTGTCACCATGCTTACGGATACAGTACGTGTTTTTAATGTAGCAAAtatgggatgaagttggtgaagGCGATGAGGAACGAGACCAAATTCTCCTTCAGATAGATCAAGAGTGTTTGGATGTATACAAGAAAAAGGTAGATCAAGCCGTGAAATCTAGGGCACAACTTCTGCATTCGTTGGCAAATGCAAGAGTTGAACTCACTAACCTCCTATCAGCACTTGGAGAGGAAACTACTTACATTGGAATAGTAAGTATTTGCCGTTCAATTTTCGTGCATTCTAGAAGTGATAATTATGCAAAAACAGCTTGAATTCTTCATCGAAGCAGCATATAGGTATTGTGTACAGGCATCTTATCAGTTATTATTATAAaggtttttaaatttatttcctTCAAAGACATcagttattataataatgctttttatttttatttttttgcagcCTGAGAAGACATCAGGAAATATAAAAGAACAGCTTGCAGCTATACACCCTGCACTGGAAAAACTATTGAAACAGAAGGATGAGAGAAGAAAAGAGTTTGCTGATGTTCATTCTCAGATACAAAAGATATGTGCAGAAATTGATGGATCTGGTGACCAGGCGGAGAGTCCAGCAGTTGAAGAATCTGATCTTTCTGTGAAGAAACTAAATGAATTTCAAGTTCAGCTTCAAGATCTTCAGAAAGAAAAGGTGAAGTTATGAATTTTGGCAGATTATTTGTTAAGTATTTTTTTTGATTTAGCAATTCAAAGATTTCTTTTTGTTTAATCTTGCAGAGCGAGAGGTTACACAAGGTTCTTGAATTCGTGAGCACTATACATGATCTCTGTGTTGTCCTTGGCATGGACTTCCTTAGCACCGTCACTGAAGTTCACCCAAGCCTAAACGATGCTACAGGTGTGCAGTCAAAGAGCATAAGCAATGACACATTATCTAGGTTGGCCAAGACTGTCTTAGCACTGAAGGAAGATAAGAAGCAGAGATTAAAGAAGGTAATCAATCACAAGAGCTCCCAGCTGATTGCTGCGAGATAAATCCATACAAATGCTGGCTTTTCCAACACTGTTAGTTATATCTAATTGTGTTCAATTTCGCAAAGAATGGCACTGACTTGGAGGAGTTTTGAGGATTGCACTTACTGAGACCTGAAGAACTTGGAATTTTTCCAGGTTTTGTGTATAATATAACTAAAATAAAGTAAAATTAAATGAATAAAACATCATACAGAGTACATTATGATGCACACTAGAATGCAAACATCGGTAAGttaaatcatattttcaatTTTCGCATACATTTTACTCTCTGAGTTGCATGCTTCTACTTCAAAAGGTGTTGCTCTATTGTGATATTTTGTTCCAGAGCAAAGAGCTAAACAATTTTTATTATAAGAATAATCTATATGCTACGTTATTTAACTCTGCCTGTCTTTTCACTTGCCCATCATTACAGCTTCAAGAATTAGCATCTCAACTAGTTGATCTTTGGAATTTGATGGACACAAACCAAGAAGAACGTGGCCTATTTGATCATGTTACTTACAATATTTCAGCATCAGTGGATGAAGTTACTATTCCTGGTGCTCTTGCTGTGGACCTCATTGATCAGGTACCTCGAGTATCCTGTGAAAAATTAATCTACATCATCTGGAAAAACTATTTTGTAATTTACTGATGTGGCTTTTATACTTTTAAAGGCTGAAGTGGAAGTTGAGAGGCTTGATCAGCTGAAAGCTAGCAGAATGAAGGAAATCGCATTCAAGAGGCAGGCCGAACTTGAGGATATCTTTTCTGGTGCTCATATAGAAATTGATGCTGAGGCTGCCCGTGATAAAATATTGGCACTCATTGAAGGTAACATCGAACCTGTCGAGTTATTGGCTGAGATGGATAATCAGATTGTTATAGCAAAAGAAGAAGCTCTGAGCAGAAAGGATATACTGGAAAAGGTTGAGAAATGGATGTCTTCTTGTGAAGAAGAAAGCTGGCTCGAAGATTACTATCGGGTAACTAGATTTATGTCTTTCCATCAAGAACTCGTGATGCTTGCGGCAATGTTTCACTAAGGTGTCTCTCAGGATCATTACATTGAGACAACACACACGTTACATATTTTGCAAATTTCCAATCACAAGTTTTCCTAATTCATTTTTCCAGATTATAAATTTTCTGAGCAACTTGTTTCTCCTCTTTTGCCAATTTTCAATCtcaatttctttttctttttaatttatttgtgaCTTTGAAGTGCTTCTATTTTCATGGTTGCACTTCGATTAATGGAAATCCATGATTTCAAATCCCTTGGACTTGTTTGGGTGCACATAATTAAAGTGAATTTAAGTTAAGCTACTTCAATAGTAGTTGTGGTGGATTTCAAATATATGTTGGGTGTGAATGTGtgatttgaaattcattcttCAAATCCTTCCCCAAATCAAATCCTTTTTTCCAAATCAGATTCATCAATCCAACTgcaacctagttgaattctgtTTATTCAATTAATTGAATTCTGCATGCTGTGAAAATTCTGATAGAGATATTACCTCTTGTTTACTTGTGATTACAAGGGGACTAGTGTTCTAATGAACCACTGATATTGGTGAAACAGGATGAAAACAGATATAATTCCAGCAGAGGTTCACACTTAAATCTGAAAAGGGCTGAAAAGGCACGGATCTTggtcaataaaattccaggtatATGCCTGAGTATGCACATGTGACTGGTGCATCATTTAACATTGTGAtccttatttttaaaattgattcTCCATGAGGTTTCTGTCTATATTTATTTCTAGTAAAACGAGAATATAAAACCAGGTTACTGACTGTGGAGCGTGTCGAAATTATAGATTTCAGTAATATTGAACTTAAAATATCAATCCTGATGTCTAAGAAATAGAAACAAGTACCCCAGTCAGATAAAACATTTTACGATGTGGCATGGAGCAATAAAAACCTATCCCCACGGGCATATAAAAATACCTCGAGTGCCTTTATTCCATTGTTTGGCATGAGATTTTATTTCGCTATGTTGATCTTTCCCAGGAAGTTTTCAACTCTCTGTTTCAGATTGTTTAGAATTTGTAATTTAGTTGTGcaaaaaataaatttgtgaagaattatAACCATCTCATGGAATGTGGCGCACATACGCTACAAGCCACTTAATTCAAGAGATGAGACGTTATATAGGGCAGGGAATCTGGATTTCCTATTTAGATCAAGCAGGAAAAAGTGGGAGGAAACAACTATGTCAATGATACACATATTCCCAACTTCTCAATAGATCTAAAGCTGAGACGTTCTTAAAGTCATGATGATTGCCAATCCACAACGCAATATTAAGCTTAATTATGAGAGTGGTGTAATCTTAAGAGAATAAAAATCGTATATTTTATTGATCACCAACACTAAGCATTTATAGTACATTTGAGAATAGATAGAAACTAAAAACTAGCACAAAACTAGGAACAACCTCAACAACTAACAACCTCCTAACAATCATGGAGGAAATCAAGGAAACTAAAGATAATAAAATGATAAGATAGGGAGAGAAGATAAGGTAAGGAAACACAAGCAAAAAATCTAATAAGCTGCCTATCCTAACACTCCCCCTCAAGTTGGAGCATAAATGTCTATCATGCCCAACTTGCTTATACAATTTTCAAACATTGGTTTAA
This Primulina eburnea isolate SZY01 chromosome 2, ASM2296580v1, whole genome shotgun sequence DNA region includes the following protein-coding sequences:
- the LOC140822574 gene encoding ethylene-responsive transcription factor 3-like; its protein translation is MPRGRVAARQAAADGGQANGSGGSKEIRFRGVRKRPWGRFAAEIRDPWKKTRVWLGTFDSAEDAARAYDAAALSLRGAKARTNFGLPDNGNGYPDFNPQNPILARIDANPNVPFSNSRFYPREHQIIAQQRPTSSGMSSTVESFSGPRQLPPPPPRFVQRRRNPSLPPMAPDDCHSDCDSSSSVVDDAGCDIVSSCKKPLPFDLNMPPPVDASAADLDEVYCTALRL
- the LOC140822583 gene encoding 65-kDa microtubule-associated protein 1-like; translation: MAAVEAENYLHGQITCGSLLQQLQQIWDEVGEGDEERDQILLQIDQECLDVYKKKVDQAVKSRAQLLHSLANARVELTNLLSALGEETTYIGIPEKTSGNIKEQLAAIHPALEKLLKQKDERRKEFADVHSQIQKICAEIDGSGDQAESPAVEESDLSVKKLNEFQVQLQDLQKEKSERLHKVLEFVSTIHDLCVVLGMDFLSTVTEVHPSLNDATGVQSKSISNDTLSRLAKTVLALKEDKKQRLKKLQELASQLVDLWNLMDTNQEERGLFDHVTYNISASVDEVTIPGALAVDLIDQAEVEVERLDQLKASRMKEIAFKRQAELEDIFSGAHIEIDAEAARDKILALIEGNIEPVELLAEMDNQIVIAKEEALSRKDILEKVEKWMSSCEEESWLEDYYRDENRYNSSRGSHLNLKRAEKARILVNKIPALVDSLVAKTRAWEQDRGITFNYDGVPLLAMLDEYVLLRHDREEEKKRLRDQKKFGKQPNTEQETVLGSTPTPARQLTTKKVVAPRVNGATGRRLSLNTNQNGSQSVNRDGKRDTRPIAPVNYVAISKEDVPGTEHIPSTP